The Pseudomonadota bacterium genome includes the window CCGGGGCTGCTTTTGGCAGCGGTGCCTCCGCAACCGTTTTTGGCGCCCGGGGCGCGGCGAACTTCCTCAGTCGCACCACTGCCGTATTGGCCGTTTTGTTTTTTCTCACAAGTTTGGGGCTGGGTTGGCTTTACGCAAACCGCAGCGGTCCGACGAGTGTCGTGGATCAGGTGCTGGAACCGACCACTTCGCCCTCCGAGCAGGAGCTTCCGCCGGTGGAGACGGAAGTAAACAACATCCCAGATCTTCCGCCTGAAGTCGCAGACGA containing:
- the secG gene encoding preprotein translocase subunit SecG; translated protein: MEIILLLVHLALAAGIITLVLLQQGKGADAGAAFGSGASATVFGARGAANFLSRTTAVLAVLFFLTSLGLGWLYANRSGPTSVVDQVLEPTTSPSEQELPPVETEVNNIPDLPPEVADEEPGN